AATGAACTAGTAAAAAGCATATCAAACCTTGAATCAAGTTCGAATAGATCAGAAATTGGAAGATCTACTTTTGACAAATTCTATAAGCAAATTGAATGAGAAGTTACAGCAAACTTAATTAGCTGAACGCAGcagttaaattaaaataatgtgGTACGTTGATTAAGATTAAGAATGCATTTTACCTGCCAGAGAAGAGTTGGCCAGGCACCGCCATTGTGATAGGACCAAGGCCTGCAGAAGAGTCGACAGAAATATCATGACTTGGAAACAAAACAGCCAATGTCTAGATATGTCAAACAAGGTCAAATATATTACGTGTTCTTGGGATCACAGCCAGTTATGATCTGCCATTCCTTGCCTTCAAGAGCAGggtaacatattttaaaaggCATATCTGCAACCAAGTCTGACCATTTGGCTTCAATAAGATCCAAGATGGCATGTGATTGATCCACAGTTGCAAGACTACTCACAACAGACCATAAATTTCCCAGAGAGAAGAAGCGAAAGTCCATGTGAGCAGGCTGTAAATTTCCAATTAGATAGCCTCCTTTATTAGGCATCCATTCTGCCAGCCAAGGAGAAATTTGATCTGGGTagatattgaatttgttaacaGCATCAAATGAGTATTCTTCAGTCTTGTAACGGTAAATCTCATTAAGCTTTCTCATATCAATCCAGTAGTATTCCCTAATATGAAATGACAATGCAACAAGACGATTGTTTAATGCTCGGCTAAGGTCAGCTGATCCATCCTCCGGGGCAAGCATTTCACGAGCACATAGCAGTGCAGAATAGAACAATGCCTGCAATTCCATAAAATCATTTATATCAAAGCATGAAAAGATATTGTACAGACCCCAATGACAAATCTTCCTCCAAATACCCTCTTTCCATAAAGTCAAAGTTTAATCAGATCAAAGAAATAGACCTTAGACCTAGAAAACCAATCAAACTTCTGTTATATTTACTTCCACACCCTTCTCCAACTTCCAGTACTCAGACAGACTGTAGTAGATATTTTACCCTAGTACAGGAAAGAATTAGAACATTCATGTCTTTTCAGACTTCACGCTGTCAAAGGCATTTCAATCATTAAATAAAGGGGATAATTGCACGTAAATCCTATGTGGATTGACAATTACACCTAGTAGTCCTGACGTTTAATTCCGTCCAACAAATAGATCCATCCGTTAGTAAAATTCACATAATCTGGTGACATcagcaaaaaattgaataaaaatccatatttaccTCCAATTGAGTTATCACACACTTattgaaaatcaaacaaatctttcTTGACCAAATTATCTTATAGTAGTGAAGATGTACATCCACACATGCATTAGCGTGtgaatatgtatgtataagagtagtttggtcagaaaagatttgtttgacctacaataagtttttaataagtcaattgggataaatatggattttcattcaactttgtGGTTGATGGAAGCATATGTTGTGAGTTTTACTAATAGTGGATCTATTTGTTGGACGGAAACAAACGTTAAAGGTACCAGTTTTAATTGATCAACGAAgatctatgtgtaattataccaaatctcagaGGAGGGCGGTGTACTAATCCCTTAAAATACATTCATTTGTTAGATACTGAAAACGACATCACCAGGTTTTACCcggaaaaacatattttaaagaaatagaCCAACATACTTGAGATGGACAACCTAGAATATCCCAAACCCTCATGACATTTGAGTTTCAAGCTTTTACATTTTGACATATCTGAAAATGAAgggttttataaaattaaggaacattcaaaattttaaaaagtttcaagaaagattgaatattggaagttagaaaaattatttctatgtCAACATTAAGATGAatagtattaataaaattaatcatcgAGATTATCTTgtaagaaaaacacaaaatgtCAAGATAATTTAAAGTATCACCCATATACAAAAGGAGTTAAAATGTACTGTAAATCCACCTTATCATTAACAATTTGATAAAAGTTgcgattttcttttttcaaagtAACTGTTCAAATATGTACCATACGAGATTATGAGAAAGACAACAAATAGCATGTGATCAAACTTCTTGCTTCAAgggatattttaatattactcTTCAAATAATTTCCCAGGCGCTAGGAAGTAATGTTGGTTTAGAGCCAGGAATTTTTATAACTGCCTGCATGTCATCAAAAACTATACTCTCGAAATCTTTACTCTTTCAGTTCTTTGTGACCACAGACAGTTGTCAAATTGACAAGCAAAATACATTAAGAAATACCTGAATCTCCAAAGGGTGACCATGTATTCCCATGCGACGATCTATCATGCAAGAACCATCAGTCACTAACAATGTAGGAAACATATCAAAACCATCAGCAAGACATAGCCTAAGAATCATCTTAATTCCAGTCTGGACATCAATTCTCTCCTGAACCGACAGATCCCCTGAGCATTTTCCATATGCACGTAACAAAATAATCCACCATAGTCCTGGAATTACACTAAACAAAAGTGAGATCCATGGGGATTCATGATGTAAAAGTCTTGTATTCCTAGAAGAGGAGCTAAAGCAGATTTCTCAGAAAGTACCGGAATCGACTGGTGCAACACGGCCGATTGCTGCTTCTCCAAAGTCAGGATCCAAGATCTCTTCCATTGCAGTGTCATCCCCATCGAGAGGCACTGTGCGCACCTTAAAACTAGCAGGCATCAACCCTTGACCGGGACTATGACAGTCCATCGTTTTCTCCCAGCTCTGCAAAactttgaaaagttataagcATTCCTGTCTTCTGTTCTTGCATGACTTTCAGTTGAAGATGGCAATTGGGACACATTACTTGTGCCAGTGTCAGGCACAAATTCTTATGACTGATCCCTGAACATTTTCATCACGTAATATACACCTACAGCATACTTCTCAGTGAGATCAGCCACCACCTATTGTCACTCTTTTAAAGCATTAATTTGTAATCATGAATATGCACACTAATCCAGAGAAACTTTTTAGCTGGTTACTCAAATTTGCATTTGTGGCTGGAGAGGGATGGGAAGCCACACAAATGTGAGAAGTAATtagtaatttgttaatttgtttCACTGCATGGGAGGTAAAGCATTCTTGCTTCGTATCTCTTAGGACAGAAAAGAAGGAAGATCAGAAAAGAATTAGTGCATCTTATTCCAAAATCTTCATCAGCTCGGGAAGAGAACAGGTTTCTAGTCTAATTTGACTAGTGCTCCATTTAGTGAATATTcacaaatttagaatttacATAGTTGGAAGAGATTTGAAAGAGAAATTTGAACGTGAACTGAATCCAGATATATGTTTTCAAGTTTCTGTAAAGCTTAATAAACTATAAACACCCTCTGTAATAATCGAATATGAAGTGAATTCCAAGTCTACTGATTGAGTAATTGCACTCAAGCTATAGAATTGATGAATCTGAACATAGTACTCATAAGGAATTATACTtttgtcattataattttcaagttCAAAATGAGGGTACATTCTAAATGCCTGGTCCTCAAATCAGTATATAGCCATATTAACTCATTCTACTGGAAAGATCAAGAGGATATTCATTTCTGTTATTCTGGAGAAAGTTAACAGCAATTCAAGCATCcaatggaaaaaattatcaagtaTGCTAGTGATAGACATCTCACAAGATACACAGACATTCTAATCAGAACAATGTATTCACCTGCAGCTGAAGTGTGTGAAGAATAAAGTTACGGAANNNNNNNNNNAGCAGGAAAGCTATGCCAGAAGGTATAAAATCACGGATGAAAACCTGGTCATAGTTCAGAACATTGGACGTAGTTGGGTCCTTTGCAGCAATTGTACCTATAGGGCTACCACAATAATAAACAATAGATTCCTTTAGTAGTTCCCATGCTTCATCCTCAATAGAACCAGCAATGTCCTTTTGCAAGGTATCTCTTGTGGTTCCATTTTGAGGTGTTTTACTATTGGATGAAAAAGCCTCTCTCTCCAAGCTGGACTCCTTGATTGTCTCAAATTCTAAAAGTGCATTACCGTTAGTACTACGATGCTCTTTTGCATTATTGTCTACATATGATGCTCCATTGCCATCCTCAGATGTTAACCCACTCACACTGTCAGCTCGTTGGCAGTTGCATTTGACCCGCTTTAAACTATTTGAGGTAACATCGTGCTGAGTGACGTGCTGTAACTGATAAATGTTACTTGTATAACATGATGTACTGGAGTAGGCTACTTTGAAATAGGTTGCAGCCCTTCTTGTTTTATGTCTCATAAAAGATCTCGGATGTGACCCAGACCATGATTTACTGAAATGCATTTTAGAACTGAAAATGCAAGGTACTGCCCCACCACAAACTTGCACCACCATTCCAGCTGTAGCCATTAACATAATGCAGTGTTGAGGAACAGTACATAAGCTCAAAACTCCTTCAGCAAAAGCAAATCGAAGAACTCTATGTCAAGAAAAGGTCCTATCAAAAGTAGAAAGGTaaagtcaaaattcaaatgcaGAATACCCAAATCGTTGTTAAGCATAATCCAGCATGCAAAAGTAGACAAGAGATTAAATCATAACACTTATAATTGAAAAGGGTTAATAAATTGAACACCACTAGACGGAGCATCAAAGGGATGCCAATCTGCTTTCTGTCATAACAAACTACTCTTGCATTCTTCTACTCTGGTAGGAATCTGAACGCTTCCCTTAATATAGACATATACGATATTGCATAAATTCCACAAAGTAATTCCAGCTTATTCAATGGatacaaaaaatcaaaggCATTAGTACAACCAAACGAGCTTGCAGATATAGAATTACTTGATATCTGGATCAGCTCTCCAAGATCAATCATCATATACAAACCACAATAGGACATACATGTCCTCGGCAAAGCTTTAGTTGCACAAAAATACAAGATTACTCTACACATTTCTCGAATTCATCATCACATCAGGAATAAACTAACTGCAAACACAGCGCTCCTATAAGATCAGCAGAATTATTCCCAAAATTCCTATCAACGCTTTCctgttctcttttttttcgGGCGGAATgcaaaattacacacacacgcacatcTTCGTGAAAACCCAGacaaatattcaataattcTTTCAGGTCCCCATTTCATATGATTGCACTACATGCGATCAGCAACAATTTCACTCATCAGATAACAGCAAATCGGTCAAGAAGacaaacaaataacaaaataggAAATCCAAATTAAACAGAAGCAAGAACATACATTTTCACCTGAAACAATAATCTTGTGGGACATCCAGAATTATACTGCTGTAA
This Sesamum indicum cultivar Zhongzhi No. 13 unplaced genomic scaffold, S_indicum_v1.0 scaffold00321, whole genome shotgun sequence DNA region includes the following protein-coding sequences:
- the LOC105180098 gene encoding neutral/alkaline invertase 3, chloroplastic produces the protein MLMATAGMVVQVCGGAVPCIFSSKMHFSKSWSGSHPRSFMRHKTRRAATYFKVAYSSTSCYTSNIYQLQHVTQHDVTSNSLKRVKCNCQRADSVSGLTSEDGNGASYVDNNAKEHRSTNGNALLEFETIKESSLEREAFSSNSKTPQNGTTRDTLQKDIAGSIEDEAWELLKESIVYYCGSPIGTIAAKDPTTSNVLNYDQVFIRDFIPSGIAFLLXXXFRNFILHTLQLQSWEKTMDCHSPGQGLMPASFKVRTVPLDGDDTAMEEILDPDFGEAAIGRVAPVDSGLWWIILLRAYGKCSGDLSVQERIDVQTGIKMILRLCLADGFDMFPTLLVTDGSCMIDRRMGIHGHPLEIQALFYSALLCAREMLAPEDGSADLSRALNNRLVALSFHIREYYWIDMRKLNEIYRYKTEEYSFDAVNKFNIYPDQISPWLAEWMPNKGGYLIGNLQPAHMDFRFFSLGNLWSVVSSLATVDQSHAILDLIEAKWSDLVADMPFKICYPALEGKEWQIITGCDPKNTPWSYHNGGAWPTLLWQLTVACIKMNRPEIAERVVKIAEKRISKDKWPEYYDTKRARFIGKQARLYQTWSIAGYLVAKLLLDNPSAAKILINEEDSELINAFSCAISSSPRRKRGPKSSQKTYIV